CTCGCGGGCGACCCGGGCGATCTCGGCGAGCACGACCCGGTGCTCGTCCAGGCGCGACGCCCCCCGGATCGTCTTGCCGACGTGCCAGTCCGACGTGTGGAGGAGCTTCACAACTAGGGCGTGCGGAAGCGCGCGAACACATCGCCTGCGGCAGCCGGGCCGGCCTCCTCGCTTCGCGTCGCCCAGCACGGGAATGGGAAACGCACCTGGAGTGGAACGGGAACGTGTGGCTGCTGGAGAATCATCGAGCCGGGCTTCAGGATTCCGGCGCGCTGTCGGGTGACCGCCGGCAGGAAACCGTACTCGGCACGGGCCGCTTCGGCGGTGTCGAGCCGACCAACGACGCGGAAGGCGGAGTTGGCGATGATGCGGTTCTCAACTTCGCTCGCAGTTTGCTCCGCACCGATGAGCACGAGGCCGAGCGAGCGGCCCCGCTCCGCCACGTCCAGCAGGACCTCCTTGATTGGGCCTCGGCCATCGCGCGGCGCGTAGCGATTGAGCTCGTCGAGGACGAGGAAATGCAACGGCACGCGCTGCCCCATGCGTTCCTTCTGCTCGAACAGGCGCTTCAACACGACGCCGGTCACGAAGCGTTTCGCGCGGTCGTGAAGGCCATGGATGTCGACGACCGTCACCTGATGCGCCTCGAAGTCGATGCGATGCGCCCCTGGTTGGTCCGCTTGGCGGCCCCAAATAAGGTGGCCGACGCGGAAGCGCGCCGCGTCGAGCCGACGCTCGAACGCACCTACCGTGGCTTCGGCGACGCGCCCACGCCAGGGCGAACCATCGTGCTCGAGTTCGTTCGCGATCAGATCGCAGAGGCCATCGAAGTCCACGACCGCCGTTCCATGCCGCACGACCGTCGCCTCGCTGTCTGGGTCGTCCTCGCACTCGCGGTCGAGGTAGTGCTCGATGCGGGCGACAAGATCGGCGATCTGCGAGCGCTCGTCCTCGGCCTCGGCGAAGAGGAAGCGCAGGAAGCGCTCGCGCACGAACTCGCGGATCGTCCAGTAGTAGGCGGTCACGCCATCAGCCCGACTCTCGACCGCGGGCAGCGCCTGGCCACCCGCTCCCGCGCGCACCGGTGCCCAAAGGCCGACTGAATCGAACGGTTGGACCGGCAGGCCGAGCTTTTCATAGTCGCGGCGTGCCTCTCCGGGAAGCCGCGAGTTCGGCCGATCAAGCCACATGAGGTCTTCGCCCTTCACGTTGAACACGATTGCCTTCGTGTTCGCTCGGTACTGACCCAGCGCCTCAGTGTTGAACAAGGCGTAGAGCAGGAACAGCGCATAGGTCGTCTTCGTGGCGACGCCCGAGATGCCCGAGATATTGACGTGCGCGCCCTTTGTGCCGTCGAGGAAGTCGAGGTCAAGGAAGATTGGCTCGCCGTCCCGCGACAGACCGGCGGGGAGCCGTCGTTCCATCTGGTCGAAGTACATCGCGTGGTCGCGCTCCGCACCACGCGCACGCGATGCGATCAGACCCGGCCGCGGCGGAACGAAGACCTCGGGTTCGAACCGGGTCGCGACAACCTCCGCGGCGACCGCGGTCTCGACGGGCAGAACGCCGCGATCGACGAGGAAGACATCCGTGTCGAACTGAGCGCCCTCATGCCGGGCACGCACCTGCTGCACGATCCCTGAAATGCGCACAGTGCCCCGCCCAGGAACCGGCGTCTCGACCACGACAGCATCGTCGAGTTGCAGGTACGCGTCGTCGCGGACACCGACCCAGAAGTTGAGCGGCGTCGAGTCCTCGGTGCCGATCACGAAGCCGACCGGCTCGCTGACTTGGCCCCTGTCTTTAGCTACGTCGAGGTCTCCGGACTGCACCTCAGACTTCTTGCTGCCGTCCGCCGCCACTTTGGTCTTGTCTTTCATGCCGCAGCCTCCGTCGCAATCCAATCCAACAGGGCGCGTCTGATCAAGCGCGTGTCGCCGGCACGATGCCGCAGCCATGTCTCCAAGCCGGCGATAGGAACGAGGTTCTGCGGCGTCCGCGGATCCTGGGCGCGGCCGGAGAAATGGGGCAAGAGGGCCGCGACCCGATCGGCCAGCTCGACGGCGTCCTCGAGCGCCATCGAGCCGCGGACCTCGCAGCGCACCACGCCGGCGTGGTCGTGCCATGGCGCACGTGCGGGCGTCAGTCGTGAGTACCAGGCGTAACGCCTGCGCCGGTCGGACTTCCCGGCGATCGCGAAGAGCGGCGTCCGCTCTCCCGGTGCGAGCTTTGGGATGAGGCGACCTTGCTCGGGTTCGAGATAGACACGACCGAAGCGCTTAATCACTCCGACGATCGGCCCCTTCGTCTCCCGATAGAACGCAAGAGGTCCATCCACAACGACGAGGTCGCCGTCAGTCTCCGCGAGTCGCGCCGCCATGTTCGTCTCCGCGTCGCGCATGAGGTCCTGCAGTTTCAGGAGCGGGTCATCCGGCTCCGCGCCAGGCGTTGGTGAGGATCGGAAGGTGCAAGGAGTAGCTCCGATACGCACCTCGATCGAGCCGATGTCTTGGCCGCCGCCCAGCACCACAGCCCGGCCGACCTGCTCGGCCTCGAAGCTCGCTTTACCGTCGCACAGCGCGCTCCCAGCGGCGTAGGTGCCGAACAGACCTGGGACCCGTCGACCATCGACATCTGCGAGAAGCCGAAGATCAATCCGACGGACGCCATCGATGAAGTGCACGGGCTCGACTGCGTACTTCGGCACGGATCGAGGCGCTGACCAATCGTCGCTTTCGATGAATGGCTCGACGACCGCGGGCGGCTCGTCGAAGCGCACATCGAATCCCATTCCGTACTCAGGCATCCAGGGGTCAGCGCGAAGAGTGAACATCCTGGTAAAGGCTACGTAACCCGGCAAGGGTACGCGGATGGCGCCGCGATATGGCGGTTGTCCCGGCTACCGACCCAACTTCTCGTCTACAGCCGCGCGTATGAGTTCAAGGCCGCGCCGGAACTCGCTGGCTCGGGATCCAGGAATCTCCATCCATGTGTGCACGTGAGAGCTGCCCGCCTGATGCTTCTCCATAAACACGAAGCCCAGCTTGCCCAGAGTCGCTCTGACGGCCGGTGATATGACACCGCTCGTCACATACCCGACGCCGCCGCGATGTTTGCGATTGAAGCCACCAAGTTTCACGCCTCGATACCAGATCGTCGTTTGCATCGCGCCCGTCTTCAGGGTGAAGCGAGGCGTCTTGGCCAGGTGTCGCAGGAGCTCAGCAACTTCATGCGTCAGCTCTGCGTACGCTGCGTTGGCATCGACCTCACGCCACAGGTCACCGGCCCCGCCCGTGAGGGCCCCTGGAGTACGACGGCGAAGCGCCATCACGTCAGCAACGCTGGTTCCTTTGCCGCGCAGGAACGTCTCGACTGCCTCGATCGAGATCGCGCGAGTGCGTACGCCCCGGCGCCTGGCGTCTGACTCGACCGCCGCAGACACCGAATGAGCGACGACCCACGGGACCGTTTCCCTACCCTCGACTGCATAACGCTGCGCGTACCGGAGTACCTGCGTGGTGGCTTCAGTGGTTGCGGGACCCTTCTTCACCTCGACCAACTGCAGAACGCCACCGGGATCCTTAAACAGCAGGTCGAGGATCCCAACGCCAGTCGCGAGTTGTTGGCCGACGAGACTGAAGCCGTGCTGCAGGAGCTCCGGGTACCGACTAAGTGCGATCTCTAGTGTGCGTTCGAGCACTGCCTACTCCCTCGGAGCATCGCGCCGCGCGAACGCGTTACGAGTGACTCAGTCAATCGGCGCAGAACACAGGCTCGCAGCGTTAACCCCGAATCGTGGCTTCGCGGATCTGGCTGCCGCGGCAGCCTGGGCACACCAGCGGCTTACGTCCGCGGCTACGCACTCGATCAAATGACTCGCCACACGATCGACAACTGAGTGTCTCAACAACCACGAGCCCCACAGCCGGCGGCGACGACGGCCGTGGGTCGTGCTCTTTTGGCAGCGAGCCACGGATTTGAACACGGCATGATTCGGCTCGAGTAATCAGATCGCGGACGGCTTCCGGTCGGGCCGCCTCGTTGGCGTATACCGCGAGGCCACGCTCAGCCCACCACAAGGCTGTCGTCCAGTCGCCCTGCTTCTGCTTGCGAATGCACATCTGACGGTATGTCGGGAGCCAAGGTACGGCGCCCCATTTCTTCAGAAATGCAGGACGGAGGGTGTCCATTTCGCTGTCATGGTCCCGACAGACAGCGTCGAACTCGGCCAACACATCAGGCATCGCGTTGCGTACCCGATAGATTGCCGCCTCAAGTTCGCTGAACATGAAGTGCCGATCGAGTGGATCGTGCTCGCCTGCGAGCAGATCTCGTAAGCGTGCGATCCTGGCAGCGGTCTCGTACGGCAATGTCTCGAGCCAACTCAGGTCGTACGAGTCGTCGGCCTCATCAGTCGCGATTGCCTCAGAAAGGCCCGTTCTAATGGTCCCGCTATGGGGGATCGGTGTGGGCTGCAACAGGATTCCGAAATCTCGTGGGTCGTGCCGCAGGAACACGCCGATGGCCTGCTCACCGACGGCAACCCCGCGGAGGGCAATAGGTGCGCTGTAGCGCTCCATCAGGGCAAGCAATCCCGGCCGATAGCGGCGTGCATCGTCGCGCCCAAGATGTCCGACCGCGAGCTGAGAAATCCACACCGAGATTGCGTTGGGGTCGTAGTGGTTGTCGGTCTCGGCAACGAGGACTGCCGTTACCGCGACACGAACCTTACCCGGGCCGGTGATGCGGCGCAGATTCTCTTGGTAGAACGACTCGCCGACGACCTCGAGGTCATCGGATCCCCCAAGTACATGGGGAAGCGCGTCCGCCGGGGATGAGCGACGAATCGCGGAGAGGAGACCGGCGACCAAAGGCACGGCCATGTGCGGCAAGTGTCCCACCGCTGTCACCTGTGCCCATCCGACGAGGAGCCTCACGTCGCCGCTGGAGATCTCCCGAAACGCTGCCTCTGCGAGTTGCACAGAGATCGACAGACACACGGGCCTCTCGTCAACGGCAGCGAGGGCAACGAATAGGTCCCCCAGGGTCGGCCAAAGGCATTGCCCGCCTGATTGCGGAATGTCCAATGACACCCTACCGAGGACTGTCGGGGGTACGTTGGGGGTACTACCGTCTCGACGCTCGGGGAAAGCCCAGTCCACACAGCGCTGACCGCACAAGTCCACTGGTTTGAAGACCGAGGACATCACCGGATGCCTCGCACTCTCGTGGCGTTCCCGACGACTCGCGGTGCGAGTGTACGGAGACGTTGCTCGACGTGGTCGCTAGCGCTTCTCTGCGCGTGACCTTGGCTTGTTGCCCTTCGCTGCGGCCGTCAAATCGCGAGGGTTACTCAGGGCGATATCGACAAGGCGTGAGACCTCGACGAGCTGTGCGCGGAGCGCGTTGAGCGAACCCGACTTCACGGGCCGCCAATCATGGCCGGCGTCAGCGCCAGATGGGCACCACGCCCACTTGCCTCGGACCATCGTCACCTTGTCGGGTTCTTTCGCCAGAGGACCAGGAAATTCGTGCCGACTGACGCAGACGAGAGCGATCGGTCGAGCCGGCAGCTGCACACGGCCGTTGGTGCTCCGTTTCTTCATGAGGGATGGGTGGTAGTCAAGAGGCGATCGGCCGGCGGTTTCGCTCGTCGCGATCGCGTCTTTCGCGCGCGACAGTGTCGATCACTTCGATGAGGTCATCGAGATCAAAGGGTTTCATGACCACGGCGTCGGCAGGCAGCTGCGCAGCGTCTACCGCCGCTCCGTCGTGTCCGGTAAGCACGACCAAGCCGGCCGCGAAGCGAGACCGGAGCTCGTCCAAGTAAGCGGCAACTGCCTCGGTTGAGTAGGGACTCGCGAAGGTGTCGGTTACGATCACGTCGCCACGCCACAACTCGATCGAAACGTCCGCGGCGCCAGTACCTTCGACGACCAGTCCGCAGTCGCGGAGGCCCTCGACGACCGTCGCGCGAATTGCGTTGTCGCTCTCTACCACGAGGACGGACCACTGATCCATTGCGATCACCTCGTTCACCAGCCTCTCCATCTTGCGAGGGATCGTCACGTCCGCTAGCTGCTCATGAAAGTCCTCAGATGAGCATCTCCGGTCGGTTGACATCCCGGGTCTAGGGTGTACTCTTTCGGGTGTACCCGTTAGTGGAGGCTTGATGGCAGTTCACGCACGCACCCCGCAGCTCACGGAGCGCCAGCGCCTGGTCGTCGTCCATGTTCGCCAGGGTTACAGCAATCGCGAGATCGGCGAAAAGCTCGGGATCAGCGAGGACGGCGTGAAGGCCCACCTCTCGCGGCTGTACCTCCGGTACGGTGTCACGAACCGCGTCGAGCTCATCTCGTCTGTTGACGAGACCGCGGGACGTCCGTCCACCATCGTCTCCCGTTCACCCGAGACACCACGCGCGCACACAAATGGGACGCCTGCGGTGGCGCCGATGCTCGCGAACGGACCAACAGCCATCGCCGCGGCGAAGCTGAGCGCCGTGCGCGACGCGCTGTTGGCCGTCGATGCAGCCCTTGGCCTGGTGAGCGAACTGCCACCGGAAACGACCGAACCGATGATCAGCGCGGTCAAACGCCGACTGGGTGGCGCGATCGCCGCCCTCGACGACGCGCAGCGCGCGGTGACCACGTCCGCTGATGGTTCCGCCGCCATCTAACGCATCGGCGTACCCAGCCCACCGGTGACCGACAAGAAGACCGGGTGGCGTCAACGAGCAGGCTGCACTTCATCGACAACTCGACGACGCTCCCCTGAAAGCAACACAACTCCTACGTGGCGTAGATCACGTCACGCGGGTAGCGACACCCACGATTAGCACGGCGGCCGTGACTAGCGTCGCGATCGGGCCTGAGAGAAATACACGTTCAGGCACATCGCTCAAATACCGGAGGAAATCACACACATATGAACGGCCGTCTACAAAGCCTCTCGACCATCGCGCTCGCCATCGCATTGTCGTTCCCCCTGGGCAACCAGGCCTTCGCGCTTCCTGTCGCGACCGTCGACCAGCAGCAAACCGTTATCGACCAGAGCGTCGGCGGTCTTGCGATCGGAGGGTTCTATGACCAGAGGCTCGCGCAGGTCGTCACAGCCGGACGTGCGGGTCTGTTGACGGAGGTGCGCGCGCCGGTGAGCTGCCAATCAGACGTCACCTTCATCCTCGAGATCCAGGGTGTGACGGATGCAAAGCCCGATGGCCGCGTACTTTCGAGGACGCTGATCCCGGGTGCGAGCCTGCCGTCAGGTCCGGAGTCAGCCAGCCTGCGGTCACTTCCTCTTGCGACCCCTGTCTCCCTGAGCGCCGGCACTCGCTTTGCGATCGTTCTCGACGCGACCGGACCGACGCTCTTCGACTATTGCGGGACCTTCCAGGGGCCGCGCGGCGAATCGTACGAAGGAGGCCAGCTCTACTTCGACTCCCGACCGAATGCCGTTGGCGTTTGGGTCTGCAACTGCGAGTTCGGCCCGAACTACTCGTGGGACCTGCCTTTCCAGACGTGGATGGAGCCGGCTCCCGATCTCACAGCCCCGTCCATCACTGCGTCGTTCTCAACCCAGCCGAACGCGAACGGTTGGCACAACCAACCCGTCGAACTGACGTGGAGCGTGGAGGATGCCGAGTCGGGCATCACATCCCGCAGTGGGTGCGATCTCGTTCGCCTGGAGAATGAAACTGCTGGAACGGGCGTGACTTGCTCTGCGGTGAACGGCGCCGGCCTCTCCGCTTCGCAATCGGTCACAGTCCGCATCGATATGACGAAGCCCCTCGTGACGTATAGCGGCAACCTCGGCTCGTACACGGTGGATCAAACGCTCGCGATCCAATGCCAGGCGAGCGATGCGCTATCAGGGCTTGCATCGAGCACATGCCTCGGCATCGCGGGGCCAGCGTACGGATTCGCCCTCGGTGCGAATGAATTCAGTGCCAGCGCGACCGACCGGGCCGGAAACACTGCCACCGCGTCCACGAGCTTCACTGTCCGTGTCAACACTGAGTCGCTCTGCGAGCTCACTCGGCAGTTCGTGCGGAGCTCCGCCAAGTACGCGGCGCTGCCGTCGGCGGATCGGGCCGAGATCCACGGACCGTCGACCGCACTTTGCGCGAAGCTCGCGGCCACCGCGAAAACCGACGTACCCGCGGTGATCGCGGCGTATGGCCATGGCGTCGACAACTTCGCCAGCCAAGGCTGGCTGACATCCGCCCAAGCTTCGGTCTTGAAGTCGCTCGCGAGCCATCTCTAGCTCACGGCTGTCAGCGGCGCCGACGTCATAGCCGGCGCCGCTGACAGAACGGCCAACGCTCCCTGCGTTCGTGCCCACGCGTCTAGGCAGATCGAGCGCGCGGAGTGGTTAGCCTGCGCCGGTGACACTTCTCGCCCTCGTGCTCGTCCTCGTTTCCGCGGTCATGCACGCGACCTGGAACATGCTCGCCAAACGCGTGCGCGCAGAGACCCCGTTCCTGTTCCTCGTGTATGTCGTCGGCGCGGCGGCGTACGCACCGTTCGCGATCGCCGTGCTCGTTCTTGCGCGGCCGCAGCTCGGTCTCATCGCCTTCGGGTTCGTCGTGATGGCGATCGTGCTGCAGACGATCTACTTCGCGACGCTCACCGCGGGCTACCGCGCGGGCGATCTCTCGCTGGTCTATCCGCTCGCGCGCGCGACCGGACCGCTGCTCGCGACCGTCGGAGCCATCGCGATCCTTGGGGAGCGGCCATCGATCATCGCGATCGGCGGCGCACTCGCGATCGTGGTGGGCGCCGTCGTGCTCACCGGCGATCCTCGCTCGCTGCGGGCCCGTGGGGCAGCGGTGGCGGTGGGCTATGCGCTCGCGACCGGTGTCGTCATCGCGCTCTACACGCTGTGGGACAAGACCGCCGTCTCGGTGCTCCTGATCCCACCGATCGTGTACGACTGGATGACCATCGGCGGGCAGGCACTGGTCGTCGCGCCGGTCGCGTGGCGCCGCCGAACGGAGGTCGCGGAAGTGTGGGCGACGCGGCGTAGGACCGTGCTCGTCGTCGGCATC
This sequence is a window from Candidatus Limnocylindria bacterium. Protein-coding genes within it:
- a CDS encoding ATP-binding protein, translating into MKDKTKVAADGSKKSEVQSGDLDVAKDRGQVSEPVGFVIGTEDSTPLNFWVGVRDDAYLQLDDAVVVETPVPGRGTVRISGIVQQVRARHEGAQFDTDVFLVDRGVLPVETAVAAEVVATRFEPEVFVPPRPGLIASRARGAERDHAMYFDQMERRLPAGLSRDGEPIFLDLDFLDGTKGAHVNISGISGVATKTTYALFLLYALFNTEALGQYRANTKAIVFNVKGEDLMWLDRPNSRLPGEARRDYEKLGLPVQPFDSVGLWAPVRAGAGGQALPAVESRADGVTAYYWTIREFVRERFLRFLFAEAEDERSQIADLVARIEHYLDRECEDDPDSEATVVRHGTAVVDFDGLCDLIANELEHDGSPWRGRVAEATVGAFERRLDAARFRVGHLIWGRQADQPGAHRIDFEAHQVTVVDIHGLHDRAKRFVTGVVLKRLFEQKERMGQRVPLHFLVLDELNRYAPRDGRGPIKEVLLDVAERGRSLGLVLIGAEQTASEVENRIIANSAFRVVGRLDTAEAARAEYGFLPAVTRQRAGILKPGSMILQQPHVPVPLQVRFPFPCWATRSEEAGPAAAGDVFARFRTP
- a CDS encoding endonuclease NucS domain-containing protein; protein product: MLERTLEIALSRYPELLQHGFSLVGQQLATGVGILDLLFKDPGGVLQLVEVKKGPATTEATTQVLRYAQRYAVEGRETVPWVVAHSVSAAVESDARRRGVRTRAISIEAVETFLRGKGTSVADVMALRRRTPGALTGGAGDLWREVDANAAYAELTHEVAELLRHLAKTPRFTLKTGAMQTTIWYRGVKLGGFNRKHRGGVGYVTSGVISPAVRATLGKLGFVFMEKHQAGSSHVHTWMEIPGSRASEFRRGLELIRAAVDEKLGR
- a CDS encoding LuxR C-terminal-related transcriptional regulator, which gives rise to MAVHARTPQLTERQRLVVVHVRQGYSNREIGEKLGISEDGVKAHLSRLYLRYGVTNRVELISSVDETAGRPSTIVSRSPETPRAHTNGTPAVAPMLANGPTAIAAAKLSAVRDALLAVDAALGLVSELPPETTEPMISAVKRRLGGAIAALDDAQRAVTTSADGSAAI
- a CDS encoding EamA family transporter is translated as MTLLALVLVLVSAVMHATWNMLAKRVRAETPFLFLVYVVGAAAYAPFAIAVLVLARPQLGLIAFGFVVMAIVLQTIYFATLTAGYRAGDLSLVYPLARATGPLLATVGAIAILGERPSIIAIGGALAIVVGAVVLTGDPRSLRARGAAVAVGYALATGVVIALYTLWDKTAVSVLLIPPIVYDWMTIGGQALVVAPVAWRRRTEVAEVWATRRRTVLVVGIISRLSYLLMLTALAISPVSYVAPARETGILFGTLLGARVLAEGQGQRRAVGAAAMVVGIVLLALG